CGCCTATGACAGACGATACCACGATCACCCCATTCCGCCAGCCTGGTTCGATCATTGACCCGCTGACGGAGATCGCCCGCGACGGGGCTCGGCGCATGCTGATGGCGGCGTTGAAGGCGGAGGCCGACGGCTTTGTCGCCATGTTTTCCGAGGACCTGCTTGCCGATGGTCGCCAGCGCATCGTTCGGCATGGCGCTGGACCGGAGCGGGTTATCCAGACGGGGATCGGGCCGATCGAGGTCCGGCGGCAGAAAGTGCGCGACCGGGCGACGGACGTGCCCGCCGTGGCGAAGATCCGGTTCACCTCAAACATCCTGCCGAAATGGGCGCGGCGCTCGAAAAGCCTCGATGCATTGCTGCCCGTTCTTTATCTGCGTGGCATATCCACCGGCGATTTCCAGGAGGCGCTGTCGGCTCTGCTGGGGGCAGACGCGCCGAACCTGTCGCCCGGCGTGATCGCGCGGCTCACGGCCGGCTGGCAGGATGAATACGACCGCTGGCAGCACCGCGATCTCTCGGCGCGCCGCTACGTCTACGTCTGGGCTGATGGGGTTTACCTGCAGGCCCGGATGGAACCCGAGGCCGAGTGCATTCTCGTGATCATCGGGGCGACGCCGGAAGGAAAGAAGGAGTTGCTCGGCTTCCATGTCGGGGTCCGCGAAAGCGCTCAGAGCTGGCGCGAGTTGCTGATCGACATCAAGACCCGCGGGTTGGCCATCGCGCCCGAGGTCGCTGTCGGCGACGGTGCACTGGGGTTCTGGAAGGCGGTCGACGAGGTGTTCCCCGGCACCCGCCACCAACGCTGCTGGTTCCACAAGATTTCGAATGTTCTGAACAAGTTCCCAAAGTCCATGGGCCCGACCGTCAAGTCCGACCTGCAGGACATCCATCATGCCGAAACGAAGGCTACGGCATTGGCTGCCATCGAGGTCTTCAAGGAAAAATACGGGGTCAAATATGCCCCTGCCGTTGCTTGCCTGACCAAGGACACCGAGGCGCTGCTGGCTTTCTTTGACTTCCCCGCCGAACACTGGGACCACCTGCGCACGTCCAACCCCATCGAAAGCGTTTTCGCAACCGTCCGGCATCGCACCGTTCGCACCAACGGCGCGCTTTCGCAGAAAACCGTGAAGCTCATGGTC
The genomic region above belongs to Gemmatimonadaceae bacterium and contains:
- a CDS encoding IS256 family transposase, whose amino-acid sequence is MTDDTTITPFRQPGSIIDPLTEIARDGARRMLMAALKAEADGFVAMFSEDLLADGRQRIVRHGAGPERVIQTGIGPIEVRRQKVRDRATDVPAVAKIRFTSNILPKWARRSKSLDALLPVLYLRGISTGDFQEALSALLGADAPNLSPGVIARLTAGWQDEYDRWQHRDLSARRYVYVWADGVYLQARMEPEAECILVIIGATPEGKKELLGFHVGVRESAQSWRELLIDIKTRGLAIAPEVAVGDGALGFWKAVDEVFPGTRHQRCWFHKISNVLNKFPKSMGPTVKSDLQDIHHAETKATALAAIEVFKEKYGVKYAPAVACLTKDTEALLAFFDFPAEHWDHLRTSNPIESVFATVRHRTVRTNGALSQKTVKLMVFTLVRAASKKWRRLNGANQLPRVIEGVKFTDGVASSDAAKTSAA